The proteins below are encoded in one region of Strix aluco isolate bStrAlu1 chromosome 8, bStrAlu1.hap1, whole genome shotgun sequence:
- the LOC141926806 gene encoding LOW QUALITY PROTEIN: quinone oxidoreductase-like protein 2 (The sequence of the model RefSeq protein was modified relative to this genomic sequence to represent the inferred CDS: inserted 4 bases in 3 codons) produces MGILGEASWRGGAQGYQTTLCTQLAKPLVMQDVLSPPLQPHQVPVGAHYCGLNFAGILAWQGLYQENHALPFTPSEKRYRVIGVTGTKAMAAECVTDHKVIAAAGSDPKYELVLKSGTSHGMSYSWSRXREEVKKLTSSRGVIVTIKAISRDILKAALQRSTEVAWEGRIVGMDVDFARGKIPSVLTNLLFPKKHVCHGSILCLYQEVDFPIFFSTISSIPQQCQEXKYQPHVGTLFILEEMNKAFNPVLQXESTGKVITSVK; encoded by the exons ATGGGCATTCTGGGAGAAGCCTCCTGGAGAGGAGGTGCTCAGGGCTACCAAACCACACTGTGCACCCAGCTGGCAAAGCCCCTGGTCATGCAGGATGTCCTATCCCCTCCTCTGCAGCCCCACCAG GTGCCAGTGGGTGCGCATTACTGTGGCTTAAATTTTGCTGGTATCTTGGCCTGGCAGGGATTGTATCAGGAAAACCATGCTCTTCCCTTCACTCCTAGTGAGAAG AGATACAGAGTAATTGGTGTAACTGGCACTAAAGCTATGGCAGCAGAGTGTGTCACTGATCACAAG GTGATAGCAGCAGCTGGAAGTGACCCCAAATATGAGCTGGTTTTGAAGAGTGGCACAAGCCATGGCATGAGCTACAGCTGGAGCAG CAGAGAGGAGGTGAAGAAGCTCACAAGCAGCAGAGGGGTCATTGTGACCATCAAGGCCATCAGCAGGGACATCCTCAAGGCAGCTCTTCAAAGATCCACTGAA GTTGCATGGGAGGGCAGGATTGTGGGGATGGATGTGGATTTTGCCAGAGGAAAAATTCCCTCAGTTCTCACTAATCTGCTGTTTCCAAAAAAACATGTGTGCCATGGGAGCATACTGTGTCTATACCAGGAAGTTGActtccccatttttttctctactaTCTCCTCCATTCCCCAGCAATGCCAGG AGAAATATCAACCCCATGTTGGAACACTCTTCATACTAGAAGAG ATGAACAAAGCCTTCAACCCTGTGCTCC TGGAATCCACAGGAAAGGTCATCACCTCCGTGAAGTAA